One window from the genome of Rhodopirellula halodulae encodes:
- a CDS encoding O-acetylhomoserine aminocarboxypropyltransferase/cysteine synthase family protein codes for MSADPTQNHRLATRALHAGQVADPTTKSRAVPIYATTSYQFDSTDHAANLFGLAEFGNIYSRLMNPTVDVLEKRIAALDGGATGLCFASGQAAITAAVLAIAHSGQNIVSSTSLYGGTWTLFTQTLKNLGIEVRFFDPNEPEKIHELVDENTRLVYMESIGNPKNDVPDFKAIADAAHSAPHGAIPVLCDNTVMTPYLLRPIEHGIDIVIYSTTKFLGGHGTHIGGCIVDSGNFKWADQPEKWPEFCGPSPSYHGAVFEEHLRGMGNIAYNVHIRTHWLRDTGAAMSPFAAFLFLQGLETLHLRMPRHCENAMKVAEFLEGHEAVEWVNYPGLKSHAHNAMAEKYLPEGKGAILGFGIKGGMEAGKKFINSCQLCSHLANIGDAKTLVIHPASTTHQQLSEDEQRRAGVSPEYIRVSVGIEDIDDILDDLKQALAAATA; via the coding sequence ATGTCCGCCGATCCGACCCAAAATCATCGTCTGGCCACCCGTGCACTTCACGCTGGACAAGTCGCCGACCCCACGACCAAAAGTCGCGCGGTGCCGATTTACGCCACGACTAGCTATCAGTTCGACAGCACGGATCATGCAGCCAATTTGTTTGGCTTGGCTGAATTTGGAAACATCTACAGCCGTTTGATGAACCCCACGGTTGATGTGCTGGAAAAACGAATCGCGGCTCTGGATGGCGGAGCCACCGGACTGTGCTTTGCTTCCGGACAAGCCGCCATCACCGCAGCCGTTTTGGCGATCGCTCACAGCGGCCAAAACATCGTCAGCAGCACCTCGCTGTATGGCGGAACATGGACCCTTTTCACGCAAACCCTGAAGAACCTGGGCATTGAAGTTCGCTTCTTCGATCCCAACGAGCCTGAAAAGATTCACGAACTGGTCGATGAGAACACTCGCCTGGTCTACATGGAGAGCATCGGCAACCCAAAGAACGATGTGCCGGACTTCAAAGCCATCGCCGACGCGGCCCACTCGGCACCTCACGGTGCAATCCCCGTCCTTTGCGACAACACCGTGATGACGCCTTATTTGTTGCGTCCGATCGAGCATGGCATCGACATCGTGATTTACAGCACGACCAAGTTCCTCGGCGGACACGGAACGCACATCGGTGGATGCATCGTCGACAGCGGCAACTTCAAGTGGGCGGACCAGCCTGAAAAGTGGCCTGAGTTCTGCGGCCCCAGCCCTTCGTATCACGGAGCCGTTTTCGAAGAGCACCTGCGTGGCATGGGCAACATCGCCTACAACGTTCACATCCGAACGCACTGGTTGCGAGACACCGGTGCCGCGATGAGCCCATTTGCCGCGTTCCTGTTCCTGCAAGGTTTGGAAACACTGCACCTCCGCATGCCTCGTCACTGCGAAAACGCAATGAAGGTGGCTGAGTTCTTGGAAGGTCACGAAGCGGTTGAATGGGTCAACTATCCCGGTCTGAAGTCACACGCTCACAACGCAATGGCAGAGAAGTATCTGCCGGAGGGCAAAGGCGCCATCCTCGGCTTCGGCATCAAAGGCGGCATGGAAGCTGGCAAGAAGTTCATCAACTCCTGCCAACTGTGCTCGCACCTGGCCAACATCGGTGACGCCAAAACCTTGGTCATTCACCCCGCCAGCACCACGCACCAACAGTTGTCCGAAGACGAACAACGTCGTGCCGGCGTCAGCCCAGAATACATTCGCGTCTCGGTCGGAATCGAAGACATCGACGACATCCTGGACGACCTGAAACAAGCCCTCGCCGCTGCCACCGCGTAG
- a CDS encoding ATP-binding cassette domain-containing protein: MNRFSSLKQPRREPEAAGAPLHLVWAAIAGLIIPVLILVFGIIAVLVDEGTGLNQSPVRLGTHLAVPLPAAFLAQGKVVQLFSLVFASLLIAMVFCMAVWLHRRSADRRARRVIKMLHTRTLKQSLRRAEVEGAAAQRERARLIIGRHLPEVGRGLSLWYRSIPRSVLMLIGCVTLALLVNVWLAILAVISGVALWRLYAKLRNPDWLELSRFEIPQIRDRLIGLIGDAPMMARLQAGGLADQAYQAELEALDRRIAGDDARRGRLWPLMMMAGGIAIGVMLLGLGLNTLQGEQGLSLPSALVLGLALTGAALAAARLSELNRQLRRSSKACESVYLYLQPNSEVSPSEQRVGLGGLRDCVTMEDVSLQDSSGKPILKDLSLSLRPKSLVAFLGTEDVSTRALLELLMGFGRPHRGKVQIDGISLLDVHPQALAKNVMWIGPDGPLWDGTLRENLMAGVDRSVDNRDMVETLERLGIYERITRLPDGLETMIEPGANLGSTDDSDSLGTDLRYAVGIARAMLHRPPIVLAKEPPAPTEHVNEDPCLNALRDLADAGSLVVVLPHRLKTLRSCDRVMLLNGPNLVGEGRHTELLNSSDLYRHLNYLLFNPYRHRSPS; encoded by the coding sequence GTGAATCGCTTTTCCAGTCTGAAACAACCTCGCCGCGAACCGGAGGCGGCTGGTGCACCGTTGCACTTGGTGTGGGCGGCGATCGCGGGATTGATCATTCCGGTCCTGATCTTGGTCTTCGGCATCATTGCGGTGCTGGTCGATGAAGGGACCGGGCTGAACCAGTCTCCGGTGCGACTCGGCACGCATTTGGCCGTGCCCTTGCCGGCGGCTTTCTTGGCACAAGGCAAAGTGGTTCAGCTGTTCAGCTTGGTCTTTGCTTCGCTATTGATCGCGATGGTGTTCTGCATGGCGGTCTGGCTGCATCGGCGTTCGGCCGATCGACGCGCGCGACGCGTGATCAAGATGTTGCACACTCGAACACTGAAACAGAGTCTGCGTCGGGCAGAGGTCGAAGGTGCCGCGGCGCAACGCGAACGAGCCCGATTGATCATCGGACGACACCTTCCAGAAGTCGGACGCGGGCTTTCGCTTTGGTATCGATCGATCCCACGAAGCGTGTTGATGTTGATTGGCTGCGTGACATTGGCTCTGCTCGTCAATGTTTGGTTGGCAATCCTTGCCGTGATCAGTGGCGTCGCCTTGTGGCGTTTGTATGCCAAACTTCGCAACCCGGATTGGCTCGAGCTGTCACGTTTTGAGATCCCGCAAATTCGTGATCGGTTGATTGGTTTGATTGGCGACGCGCCCATGATGGCTCGTCTGCAAGCTGGCGGTTTGGCCGACCAGGCGTACCAAGCGGAGCTCGAGGCGCTGGACCGCCGTATCGCGGGTGATGACGCGCGGCGCGGTCGACTGTGGCCATTGATGATGATGGCCGGTGGCATCGCGATTGGTGTGATGTTGCTGGGACTGGGATTGAACACCCTGCAAGGCGAACAAGGTTTGAGTTTGCCATCGGCATTGGTTTTGGGGTTGGCTCTGACGGGTGCGGCGCTGGCCGCGGCGCGATTGAGCGAGTTGAATCGGCAGCTTCGACGCAGCAGCAAAGCGTGCGAATCGGTCTACCTGTATTTGCAGCCCAACAGCGAAGTGTCACCGAGTGAGCAACGTGTCGGTTTGGGTGGTTTACGTGATTGCGTGACGATGGAGGATGTTTCGCTACAAGACTCCTCAGGCAAACCGATCTTGAAGGACCTCAGTCTTTCGTTGCGACCAAAATCGCTCGTTGCTTTCCTTGGAACCGAAGATGTTTCGACGCGAGCTTTGCTGGAGCTGTTGATGGGGTTTGGCCGACCTCATCGTGGCAAGGTGCAGATCGACGGGATCTCGCTGCTGGATGTTCATCCTCAGGCGCTGGCTAAGAACGTCATGTGGATTGGTCCTGATGGCCCGCTCTGGGATGGGACTTTGCGAGAGAACCTGATGGCCGGTGTGGACCGAAGTGTCGACAACCGCGATATGGTCGAAACGTTGGAGCGTTTGGGGATCTACGAACGCATCACGCGTCTGCCCGACGGTTTGGAAACGATGATCGAACCTGGGGCTAACTTGGGATCGACGGATGATTCTGATTCCTTGGGAACGGATCTGCGGTACGCGGTGGGGATCGCTCGCGCGATGTTGCATCGCCCGCCCATCGTGCTGGCGAAAGAGCCTCCTGCCCCGACGGAACATGTCAACGAGGACCCGTGTCTGAATGCTTTGCGTGATTTGGCGGATGCCGGTTCGTTGGTGGTCGTGTTGCCACACCGTTTGAAGACGTTACGTTCTTGTGATCGTGTGATGTTGCTCAATGGGCCAAATTTGGTTGGCGAAGGCCGCCACACGGAATTGCTAAACAGCAGTGATTTGTATCGCCACCTGAACTATCTGTTGTTCAATCCCTACCGACACCGAAGCCCATCCTGA
- the metX gene encoding homoserine O-acetyltransferase MetX, which produces MGEPNQHDLSSTDDVRTDAPLAHAKYVTFDEPLRLERGGNLPEVRCCYETWGTLDQDASNAILVCHAVSGDSHAARHAPDDQPGWWDGLIGPGLPIDTDRFFVVCPNVLGGCRGSTGPGDTDPTSTDAKPYGASFPRITIGDIVEVQKRLADHLGITKWRAIVGGSLGGHQALQWVNRYPDSTHTCVAIATSPRLNSQSLGFDVIARNAIQTDPHFAGGQYYDQPQRPDTGLAIARMLGHITYLSVEAMEAKFDPDRHDPRQIASQFEQRFSIGSYLAHQGQKFTTRFDANSYVTLSMAMDLFDLGGTRLKLMETFDEATCDFLVVSFSSDWLFPPAQSRDIVNALTALDKRVTYAEITTNAGHDAFLIAKDIATYGPLIRERLRETETHPAVATQNTLGVDEESILNIIPAGSSVLDLGCGNGDLLAAIRDRHVTPGHRLMGVEVAQGNILATAMRGIDVIDYDLNDGLPAFIDNQFDYVILNATLQAVQNVVELLNEMLRVGRHAIISFPNFAYRKLRDHYVTHGRSPKAPGEFDFDWHNTPNRRFPTIADVRELLEQMNVVVDQEIYWDVGERLRIEPDNDPNLNADTAVIAFHRECQP; this is translated from the coding sequence ATGGGCGAGCCAAACCAACACGATCTTTCCAGCACCGATGATGTTCGGACGGATGCGCCCCTGGCACACGCAAAGTATGTGACCTTCGACGAACCGCTTCGTTTGGAACGAGGCGGCAATCTCCCTGAGGTCCGTTGCTGCTACGAGACCTGGGGCACTCTCGACCAAGATGCCTCCAACGCGATTTTGGTTTGCCACGCGGTCTCGGGTGACTCGCACGCCGCTCGCCATGCACCGGATGATCAACCGGGATGGTGGGATGGACTGATCGGTCCCGGGCTTCCCATCGACACCGATCGTTTTTTCGTGGTTTGCCCGAACGTATTGGGCGGTTGTCGCGGCAGCACCGGTCCCGGCGACACGGACCCCACGTCCACGGATGCCAAACCCTACGGCGCCAGTTTCCCTCGGATCACCATCGGCGACATTGTCGAAGTTCAAAAACGACTGGCCGATCATCTTGGTATCACCAAATGGCGAGCCATCGTGGGCGGATCGTTGGGTGGCCATCAAGCTTTGCAGTGGGTCAATCGCTATCCCGATTCCACACACACCTGCGTCGCGATCGCCACATCGCCGCGACTGAACAGTCAATCGCTTGGCTTCGATGTCATTGCACGTAACGCGATTCAAACCGACCCGCACTTCGCCGGCGGGCAGTACTACGACCAACCTCAACGCCCCGACACCGGATTGGCCATCGCTCGAATGCTTGGCCACATCACCTACCTATCGGTGGAGGCGATGGAGGCCAAGTTTGATCCTGATCGACATGATCCACGGCAGATCGCTTCGCAGTTCGAACAACGCTTCAGCATCGGTTCTTACTTGGCTCACCAAGGCCAAAAGTTCACCACGCGGTTCGATGCCAACAGCTACGTGACGCTGTCCATGGCCATGGACCTATTTGATCTGGGCGGTACGCGACTGAAGTTAATGGAAACCTTTGATGAGGCGACCTGCGATTTTCTAGTTGTTAGCTTCAGCAGCGATTGGTTGTTTCCACCGGCGCAGTCTCGCGACATCGTCAACGCACTCACCGCACTCGACAAACGAGTCACCTACGCGGAAATCACGACCAACGCCGGACATGATGCGTTCCTGATCGCAAAGGATATCGCGACTTACGGTCCGTTGATTCGCGAGCGTTTGCGAGAAACGGAAACTCATCCGGCCGTCGCCACGCAGAACACGCTTGGCGTCGACGAAGAATCCATTTTGAACATCATCCCGGCTGGATCGAGCGTCCTGGATCTTGGTTGCGGCAACGGCGACTTGCTCGCCGCCATTCGTGACCGACACGTGACACCGGGACATCGTTTGATGGGCGTCGAAGTCGCTCAAGGAAACATCTTGGCGACCGCCATGCGTGGCATTGATGTGATCGACTACGACCTGAACGATGGTTTGCCGGCCTTCATCGACAACCAATTCGACTACGTGATTCTCAACGCCACGCTACAAGCCGTGCAAAACGTGGTGGAGCTTCTCAACGAGATGCTTCGCGTTGGACGTCATGCCATCATCAGCTTCCCAAACTTCGCCTACCGAAAACTTCGCGATCATTACGTCACACACGGACGATCACCGAAAGCCCCAGGCGAGTTCGACTTTGATTGGCACAACACACCCAACCGTCGATTTCCCACGATCGCAGACGTTCGCGAATTGCTCGAACAGATGAACGTGGTGGTGGACCAAGAGATCTACTGGGACGTCGGGGAACGGCTTCGCATCGAGCCGGACAACGATCCCAACCTCAACGCTGACACCGCGGTGATTGCATTTCACCGCGAATGCCAGCCGTAG
- a CDS encoding pyridoxal phosphate-dependent aminotransferase has translation MHPWIADRTTSFDSSGIRKVFDLAAKLKDPINLSIGQPDFDVPEVIQDATVDAIRSGKNAYSPTQGIAPLRERLLAEVRTKYPGQDRDVFISSGTSGGLVLSMLSMINPGDEVIFLDPYFVMYPALVRLCGGVPVKVNSYPDFRLDPAKIEAAITPKTKMILVNSPANPTGVTATEDDLRDVADLAAKHNVALLSDEIYSWFYYDGDFASPASHNPDTIVIDGFSKSHAMTGWRVGYVHGPPEIISTMLKIQQYSFVCSPQPAQWGALRAMEVSLDGHIDDYRRKRDFMVQQLSPHFELTSPGGAFYLFPKAPAGETGSAFVERAIEDGVLIIPGNIFSDQDSHFRVSFAADDETLRRGAERLIKLAGDNSCSIC, from the coding sequence ATGCATCCTTGGATCGCCGATCGGACCACGTCGTTTGACAGCAGCGGAATTCGCAAAGTCTTCGACTTGGCCGCCAAGCTAAAGGATCCGATCAATCTGTCGATTGGGCAACCGGATTTTGATGTCCCGGAAGTGATCCAAGACGCGACGGTCGATGCGATTCGCAGCGGTAAAAACGCGTACTCCCCCACGCAAGGCATCGCTCCCCTTCGCGAACGATTGTTGGCTGAAGTGCGGACCAAGTACCCCGGCCAAGATCGCGACGTGTTCATCAGCAGTGGCACTTCGGGCGGCTTGGTCCTGTCCATGTTGTCGATGATCAATCCGGGCGACGAGGTCATCTTTCTGGACCCATATTTTGTGATGTATCCGGCACTGGTTCGTCTGTGCGGCGGAGTCCCGGTGAAGGTCAACTCTTACCCCGACTTTCGGCTGGATCCGGCCAAAATCGAAGCGGCCATCACTCCCAAGACCAAGATGATTTTGGTCAACAGCCCGGCCAACCCAACGGGTGTCACCGCGACCGAAGACGACCTGCGAGACGTCGCCGACTTGGCCGCGAAACACAACGTCGCGTTGCTCTCGGACGAGATTTACAGCTGGTTCTACTACGACGGCGATTTTGCTTCGCCGGCCAGTCACAACCCGGACACGATCGTGATCGACGGGTTCAGCAAATCGCACGCGATGACGGGATGGCGGGTCGGCTACGTCCACGGACCACCCGAAATCATCTCCACGATGCTGAAGATCCAGCAGTATTCTTTCGTGTGTTCGCCTCAGCCCGCTCAATGGGGCGCGCTGCGAGCCATGGAGGTTTCCTTGGACGGACACATCGACGATTACCGTCGCAAACGCGACTTCATGGTGCAGCAGTTATCCCCGCACTTTGAATTGACCAGCCCCGGTGGCGCGTTTTACCTGTTCCCCAAGGCTCCCGCAGGTGAAACGGGCTCCGCCTTTGTGGAACGAGCCATCGAGGACGGTGTGCTGATTATCCCCGGCAATATCTTCAGCGACCAGGATTCTCATTTCCGCGTCAGCTTCGCCGCCGACGATGAGACGCTCCGCCGAGGAGCTGAACGCCTGATCAAGCTGGCTGGCGACAATTCCTGTTCGATTTGTTAG
- a CDS encoding DUF4416 family protein, producing MGELRLVEPVVRFCAVISRHESARQWAKQRLAGRWGELAETGPPCPFEAGGFYEHEMGDGLVKELVAITAFADPGGLADWKTETNQWEAEFAEEFDGAESRPLNLDPGYVSQAKLVLATIKDRDHRIYLREGIFAEVTLNYVGKRWIHHRWSYPDYRSDAVANFAADCRARLREHLKATGGFRVGRK from the coding sequence ATGGGTGAACTTCGGTTGGTCGAACCCGTGGTGCGTTTTTGTGCCGTGATTTCTCGGCATGAGTCGGCTCGCCAGTGGGCCAAGCAGCGTTTGGCGGGCCGCTGGGGCGAACTGGCCGAAACCGGACCCCCCTGCCCTTTCGAGGCTGGCGGTTTTTACGAGCACGAAATGGGCGATGGACTGGTCAAAGAATTGGTGGCGATCACAGCGTTTGCCGACCCGGGTGGTTTGGCGGATTGGAAAACCGAGACGAATCAGTGGGAAGCCGAATTCGCGGAGGAGTTCGACGGGGCCGAATCCAGGCCATTGAATTTGGACCCGGGATACGTCAGCCAGGCTAAGTTGGTGCTGGCGACGATCAAAGACCGAGATCATCGGATTTATTTGCGAGAGGGGATCTTCGCCGAGGTCACGTTGAACTACGTTGGCAAACGCTGGATCCATCACCGGTGGAGCTACCCGGATTACCGCAGCGACGCGGTCGCGAATTTCGCGGCGGATTGCCGGGCCCGCTTACGCGAACATTTGAAGGCCACCGGCGGTTTTCGCGTGGGGAGAAAGTAG
- a CDS encoding CPBP family intramembrane glutamic endopeptidase, with the protein MSQASTDEEQTPDDVFRTAVMVEAGLGALALVLGYFLGPSARDLVPPLSEGSMSAVVGGIGLGIVATIPLLLFVAVLRRIKHPAIEELDKLSDHPMIGLMLKLNAWELFAISLCAGVGEELLFRGWLMPWLAGDAVVLAPDLEAPSRWWAYGGWLGDLPNSVTAFAWPEDTLTQWWSRVGGWELTAAWLVSSFAFGMFHPITKLYIAITALMGLYFGVLLIMTGNLLIPITAHALYDAVQLWGAGRSGNHSGEDDEKSSQS; encoded by the coding sequence GTGAGCCAAGCCAGCACGGACGAAGAGCAGACCCCAGACGACGTCTTTCGAACCGCTGTGATGGTCGAAGCGGGGCTCGGCGCACTGGCGCTGGTTCTCGGGTATTTTCTCGGCCCCAGTGCGCGTGATTTGGTTCCGCCGCTGAGCGAAGGATCCATGTCGGCGGTCGTGGGTGGCATTGGTTTGGGCATCGTTGCGACGATTCCGTTGCTTCTATTTGTTGCTGTGCTTCGGCGGATCAAGCATCCGGCCATCGAAGAGCTCGACAAGCTAAGCGATCATCCGATGATCGGGCTGATGTTGAAGCTCAACGCGTGGGAGCTGTTCGCAATCAGTCTCTGTGCGGGCGTCGGTGAAGAACTGCTTTTTCGCGGATGGTTGATGCCGTGGTTGGCGGGCGATGCGGTTGTCTTGGCGCCGGATCTGGAAGCCCCTTCGCGATGGTGGGCCTACGGTGGATGGCTGGGTGATCTGCCAAACAGTGTCACCGCCTTTGCTTGGCCAGAAGACACTTTGACGCAGTGGTGGTCTCGTGTTGGTGGCTGGGAATTGACTGCCGCTTGGTTGGTTTCTTCCTTCGCATTTGGAATGTTTCATCCCATTACCAAGCTTTACATCGCGATCACCGCACTGATGGGTCTGTACTTTGGCGTGTTGTTGATCATGACTGGAAACCTTTTAATTCCGATCACGGCACATGCTCTTTACGACGCGGTTCAGCTTTGGGGAGCTGGTCGTTCCGGCAACCACTCCGGTGAGGACGACGAGAAGTCGAGCCAAAGCTGA
- a CDS encoding ABC transporter permease, giving the protein MIAGSAISLMSDFAGFGSEMLPLAQVGKWLPVFVTPIWVLSIGLLLGVVATAVVHGILSILSFIPGLGNLADDPKRGVTFSLIAGVIFSGILCFFYVPQGGENGQLLFLPLVTLGMILGFGLIYGMWHRTRAEWLSILGEGVIPYILGTLGLFAVIGLGSSPFVEKPMAILESIPAVNLVGDGTVVEVAMIEPSEDPDTPQFLPADIAYNFRNVAELRIESDKKVFLADSDKAEAFSRAPIELNPGSTEAITYKYEDREQPPIPGDPSKLHIYNQEIDTARVVFTFKNLPQVPQASSIVFTAVAFFLTMTGFMALRQAAPRVWALALSTAKNEMAQPLYLLLLAIGIFAVLLFGIFPFNTLGDDIRLLKDSGVTMIMVLGMLLAVWSAGTSVSDEIDGRTALTVLSKPVSRRSFILGKYTGIMLAVLVLFVILAAVLLVVLSYKPIYDARETSQQQPPWQVGHEEIITTLPILGLYFMETMAIGGIAVALATRLPLLANFITCFAIYVVGNLLSPLVASARENTELVGFVGKLIAVVVPNLNSFNVQAAVDAGNAIPLIYLAAAFNYLVVFVVAIWMVAMLLFEDRDLA; this is encoded by the coding sequence ATGATTGCTGGGTCTGCTATTTCACTGATGTCCGATTTCGCCGGTTTTGGATCGGAGATGCTGCCGCTGGCCCAGGTGGGTAAATGGCTGCCCGTGTTCGTGACACCCATTTGGGTTCTGTCGATTGGCCTGTTGCTGGGCGTGGTGGCGACCGCTGTTGTTCACGGAATTCTCAGCATCCTGTCGTTCATTCCCGGGTTGGGAAATTTGGCTGACGATCCAAAACGCGGTGTGACGTTCTCGTTGATCGCGGGGGTGATCTTTTCCGGGATTCTGTGTTTCTTTTACGTGCCCCAAGGCGGTGAAAACGGCCAGTTGCTGTTCCTGCCTCTGGTCACTTTAGGAATGATCCTGGGGTTCGGCCTGATCTACGGCATGTGGCACCGGACTCGGGCGGAATGGTTGTCGATCCTGGGCGAGGGCGTGATTCCCTACATCTTGGGAACACTGGGCTTGTTCGCCGTGATCGGTTTGGGATCCAGCCCCTTTGTCGAAAAGCCAATGGCGATCTTGGAAAGCATCCCGGCGGTGAATTTGGTCGGTGATGGGACTGTGGTGGAAGTCGCGATGATTGAACCATCGGAAGACCCAGACACGCCGCAGTTTTTGCCTGCGGACATCGCATACAACTTTCGCAACGTTGCTGAGTTGCGAATTGAAAGCGACAAAAAAGTCTTTCTGGCCGATTCGGACAAAGCCGAAGCGTTCAGCCGAGCACCCATTGAGCTGAACCCCGGCAGCACCGAAGCGATCACTTACAAATACGAAGATCGGGAGCAACCACCGATTCCCGGTGACCCGTCCAAGTTGCACATCTACAACCAAGAAATTGACACCGCGCGAGTGGTGTTCACGTTCAAGAACTTGCCCCAAGTGCCGCAAGCGTCTTCGATCGTATTCACGGCCGTGGCGTTCTTCTTGACCATGACCGGGTTCATGGCACTACGCCAAGCGGCGCCTCGTGTTTGGGCGTTGGCGTTATCAACGGCAAAGAACGAGATGGCACAGCCGCTTTATCTTTTGCTGCTCGCGATCGGTATCTTTGCCGTGTTGCTGTTTGGAATCTTCCCGTTCAACACTCTCGGCGACGACATTCGCCTGCTGAAGGACAGCGGCGTGACCATGATCATGGTCCTGGGCATGCTGTTGGCGGTATGGAGTGCCGGGACATCGGTCAGTGACGAGATCGATGGACGGACCGCGTTGACGGTGCTCAGTAAACCGGTTAGTCGACGTTCGTTCATCTTAGGGAAATACACCGGCATCATGCTGGCCGTGCTGGTTCTGTTCGTGATCTTGGCTGCGGTGCTGTTGGTGGTTCTTTCTTACAAGCCAATTTACGACGCTCGCGAAACCAGCCAGCAGCAACCGCCGTGGCAAGTGGGCCACGAAGAGATCATCACCACGTTGCCAATCCTCGGTCTGTACTTCATGGAAACGATGGCGATTGGCGGGATCGCGGTGGCTCTGGCGACTCGTTTGCCATTGCTCGCGAACTTCATCACCTGTTTCGCGATTTACGTCGTTGGCAACTTGCTGAGCCCGTTGGTGGCTTCTGCGAGAGAAAACACCGAGCTGGTCGGATTCGTTGGTAAACTGATAGCCGTGGTGGTACCCAATTTGAACTCGTTCAATGTCCAGGCGGCGGTGGACGCTGGAAATGCGATCCCCCTGATCTACCTGGCGGCGGCGTTCAACTATCTTGTGGTGTTTGTCGTCGCTATCTGGATGGTTGCGATGTTGTTGTTCGAGGATCGCGATTTGGCTTGA
- a CDS encoding amidohydrolase family protein, translating to MSQATHQTYRARWILPIESPPISDGIMVTCDGVIQRIGPFREAFVEGPLNELGDVAVLPGLVNAHTHLEFSDLEKPIGEPGMELAKWIREVVAARISVSNEARLTRMKTGHAEASGSGTGLIADIATPPIHEFFADTISFAEVLGLSDERGNERVSQAEMHTAASSHANALSGISPHAPYSTPLLLIERCVRHAQEHNQPLAMHVAESPAERELLQSGRGPFAESLQSMGLQPEQHFPWPSRDPISDLIRLLAQAPRSLIVHGNDLRTNEIETLAEFEHCSVVYCPRTHAFFGHAPHPVSELIDAGVKVALGTDSRASNPDLNLWGEVQHLLRHRQDIAPETVLRMATANGADALGLSSTHGRLAPSHPRRVLTLSTTASTLDQLWLDFSSSSPEWLPERPAPQS from the coding sequence TTGTCCCAAGCCACGCATCAAACCTATCGCGCCCGTTGGATCTTGCCCATCGAATCGCCCCCGATCAGCGATGGAATCATGGTTACTTGCGACGGCGTCATTCAGCGGATCGGACCATTCCGTGAAGCATTCGTTGAAGGCCCATTGAACGAACTTGGCGATGTCGCGGTCTTGCCTGGTCTGGTCAATGCGCATACCCACCTCGAATTCAGCGACCTCGAAAAACCAATTGGCGAGCCCGGCATGGAGTTGGCCAAATGGATCCGGGAGGTCGTTGCGGCTCGAATCTCCGTCAGCAATGAAGCTCGACTCACACGAATGAAAACGGGACACGCGGAAGCCAGCGGTTCCGGGACCGGGCTCATCGCCGACATCGCGACTCCTCCCATTCACGAATTCTTTGCAGACACGATCTCTTTCGCGGAGGTGCTTGGACTCAGCGACGAACGCGGCAACGAACGCGTTTCACAAGCGGAGATGCATACTGCCGCGAGCAGCCATGCGAACGCTCTTTCCGGGATCAGCCCGCATGCTCCGTATTCGACACCTCTCTTGTTAATTGAACGCTGTGTCCGGCACGCGCAAGAGCACAACCAGCCGCTGGCGATGCATGTGGCCGAGTCGCCAGCCGAGCGAGAGTTGCTGCAAAGCGGCAGGGGACCGTTTGCTGAATCACTGCAATCGATGGGACTCCAACCTGAACAACACTTTCCCTGGCCGAGCCGTGATCCCATTTCAGATCTGATCCGGTTGCTTGCTCAAGCCCCTCGATCACTGATCGTTCACGGCAACGATCTTCGCACGAACGAGATCGAGACGCTGGCGGAATTCGAGCATTGCAGCGTGGTCTACTGCCCGCGGACACATGCGTTTTTTGGACATGCTCCACACCCCGTTTCTGAACTAATCGATGCGGGTGTGAAGGTCGCTTTGGGAACCGACTCTCGCGCAAGCAACCCAGACCTCAACCTTTGGGGCGAGGTCCAGCACCTGCTCCGGCATCGTCAAGACATTGCCCCCGAAACTGTTCTTCGGATGGCAACCGCTAACGGGGCCGATGCGTTGGGCCTTTCATCAACGCACGGTCGACTTGCCCCAAGCCACCCCAGACGTGTCCTCACCCTTTCAACCACGGCGTCGACGTTGGATCAGCTTTGGCTCGACTTCTCGTCGTCCTCACCGGAGTGGTTGCCGGAACGACCAGCTCCCCAAAGCTGA